From the Alteromonas sp. CI.11.F.A3 genome, the window ATTTCTGATACCGTGCAATCGATTGGCGAAGAAACCGTCTCTTCCTGCCATTGGCTATTTACCGATGCCCGCACGCAAAGAATCCTCGGCAATAACTCAGATTTGCTCACTCGATACGCTGTTCAATTTCAATGGCATAATTATCAATACACCAATTTCGACAGCTTTTTAAATGCGCTAACGTCGCGCAAACGTCGTGACATGAAAAAAACACAACGAAAGCTGGTTGAACAAGGCATTCACTACCGCCATTTATGTGGGAATGAAATCACCGATGAGGTACTCGATTTCTTCTTGCAGTGCTACCAAGCAACGTATTTAAAACGTAGCGGCCACACAGGCTATTTGAATGAGGCATTTTTTCATCAGTTGCGCGATACCATGGCCAACAATATGCTTATTATCACTGCGTTTAAGCATGATTGCCTGATGGCCAGCGCGTTGTTTTTTTATGATGACTCGGGGTTATATGGCAGATACTGGGGGGCATTAGAGGAAGTCAGCGGACTACATTTTGCGTGTTGTTACTTTGAAGGCATTGCGTTTGCGATAGAGAAAAAGCTTCCACTTTTTAACCCTGGCACTCAAGGCGAGCATAAGATTCTCCGGGGGTTTGAACCTATTTACTGCCAGTCGCAACATCAATTGTTTTCGGCCCCCTTTCATGATGCTGTAGCGTCATTTTTACAACAAGAATCAGAACATATTGTTGCGTATTTCAATCAAGCCCAAGATGTTTTACCTTTTAATAACGATATAACACCTACCCTTAAAACGACAAACACCCCTAACCCTTTGTTAGCGGTGAATAATCATAATGAGAAAACGATATGAAACAAAAACTACTCGCGCTAGCCATAGCAGCATCGCTAGGCTTAGCAGGCTGTGGTCAGCCAGAACAAAATAAACAACAAGCTGCTGACAAGATGGCAATGGAAGAAGAGCAAGGTCAAGCTGAACTAGGTTCATTTGGCGTAGACTTATCTGCCCGAAACGAAGCCGTTAAACCTGGCGACGACTTCTTCATGTACGCTGGCGGTACCTGGTACGACAATTATGAGCTTCCTGCCGATAAAACCCGATTCGGTGCCTTCACTGCCCTTGCTGAGCGCAGTGAAGAGCAGGTCAAAAATATTATTGACGGGTTAATGGAAAAAGAAGACTTGAACGCTGATGAACAGCTAGTTCATGATTTTTTCGTGTCTTATATGGATGTCGAAACCCTTAACGAAAAAGGGCTTACACCGATTTCTGATGTGCTGTCATCTATTGATGCTATTGCGTCAACCAAAGACTTAACTGAAGTATTTGGTAAAAGTTGGCTCACCGGTGCGAGTTCTCCTATTGATACTGGCATGTGGTACAACCGTTTAGATCCGAATGAGTACCAGCTTAGCGTTGGTGTGGGCGGCCTTAGTTTACCTGATCGCGATTACTACATTAGCGATCATGAAAGGTTCGTGAAAATTCGTGAAGCTTACTTGGCGCACATCGAACAAATGTTGAACTTTGCGGGCGTAGAAAATGCGGCTGAACAAGCTGCCACCATTCTTAAGCTTGAAACTGAGATAGCAAACATTCAGTGGCCTCGTGAGAAACGTCGCGACCGCGACCTTACATTAAATCAAATTGAGCGCAGCAAACTTACTGATGCTTATCCTCAATTTGATTGGGACACATTTTTAGCCCAAACCGGCTTTAAAGCGCCTGAACTTAACATCACCCAGCCTGAACCCATCAATGATGTTATTGATATTATCAATGAAACCAGCCTTGATGATTGGAAGGCTTACTTGACTTACCACACCATTAAAAACAATGCAGGCTTACTATCAGAAGATATTTATCTGGCCAACTTTGACTTTTATGGCACAACGTTAAGTGGTCAGCAGGAGCCTCGCCCTCGCTGGAAGCGTGCCGTAAGCCAAATGGCTGGTACTGAGTCTTTAGGGTTTGCCATTGGTAAGATATACGTTACTGAGTATTTCCCTGAAAGTTCGAAAGCACAAATGGCCGAGTTGGTTGAAAATTTACGTACGGCACTGAACGAACGTATCGATAACCTAGATTGGATGAGTGAAGACACCAAAGTTAATGCGAAAGAAAAGCTGATGGCGTTTCGCCCTAAGATTGGCTACCCAGACAAATGGCAATCTTTCGATGGCTTAACCATCAACAGTGATGACTTGCTAGGAAACGTGCGTAATCTTAGAGAGTTTTTCAAAGCTGAAGGTATTGCGAAAGAGCTAGAAAAAACCGACCGTGAGCGTTGGGGCATGACGCCACAACGTGTTAACGCGTATTACAACAGTTCGTTTAACGAAATTGTTTTCCCTGCCGCTATTCTTCAGCCGCCGTTTTTCGATCCTAATGCTGATGCTGCAGTAAACTATGGTGCAATTGGCGCTGTTATTGGCCATGAAATGGGTCATGGTTTTGACGATCAGGGTTCTAAGTCTGATGCTAACGGTATTCAGCGTAACTGGTGGACTGACGAAGACCGCGCTGCATTTGAGAAAAAAGCCGATATGCTGGCCGAGCAATACAACCAATACGAGCCGATTGAAGGTAACTTCGTTAATGGTCGTAACAGCTTAGGCGAAAACATTGGTGATGTAGGTGGTTTGTCTATGGCTTATCATGCTTACAAACTAAGCTTAAATGGTGAAGAAGCGCCGGTTATTGATGGCCTAACTGGCGATCAACGTTTCTTCCTTGCATGGGCGCAAGTGTGGCGTGAAAAGCGTACTGAGGAAAGCATGTTGAACCAGCTACGTGGTGGAACGCATGCTCCAGGTCGTTACCGTGCGCAAGCACCACGAAACCACGATGCTTGGTACGAAGCTTTTAACGTTCAACCTGGCGATGATTTGTATCTTGAGCCAGAAGAACGAGTTCGTATTTGGTAATGTTAGTGGATACCCATGCGGACGCTTTGTCCGTGTGGGCTTCTTTGATGACAATATTTGTATTTGCAGCTTTTATAGTTAAAGGCTTTTAACCCCACACTCCCGACTACCACGCCGCTTTTATTGATATTGTGATAGCACCAATCGTACATAACGCTTCACCGCGTTACTCGTCCTAATCACATTTTCCTTATTATTTTGCTTTTCACCTTCAAGGGCATTGCGTAACCAAAAACCATCTATCATAGCTGCGGTAGACAACGCTGCCTCTTTGGCATGCTCCCTAGGAATAAGGTTTGCAAAACTATAGGTTAAGTTACTTTCTAACCGTTTGTGGTTTATTCGTTGAAGACGGTGTAAGCCTTTATTGTGCAATGATAACGCCCAAAAATTCAGCCATGTATTGGTGGCTGAGGATTCTTGCTGTTCACCGGAAAAATTGCTTTCAATAATGGCGTCTAAGCGCTCTAAATGGCTGCTAAAACTACCCTGCAGTTTCAACTTTTCAAGCAGGTATCGCATAGCGGCTTCAATTAGCCCCTGTTTATCACCAAAATAATGGCTAATAATACCGGTTGAAAGACCCGCTTGTTTACTAATCAAACTAATGGTGGCGCTGTGAAACCCGTGCTCAGCTATGACCACCAAGGTGGCATCGATTAGCTGCTGCTTTCGAATGGGCTCCATTCCTACTTTAGGCATGTAACTGCTCCATACCGTATGAGCCGCTGCAACGCACTTTTCATGTACGTTGCAACAACCCGTCTTACAGTGAATTAAAACGTTAAACGTGCATTGATGGCGACTGCGCGTGGCGCACCTATCCAAAATGCGTTAGGGGCGATGGTAGAAGCATAATCCTCATCTAGCACATTGTTTACGGTTAGGCGAACTTCAAGCTCTTCCATGCCTTGACCTATATTGCTAATGTATCCACCAATATAAAGGTCGCTAACCAAATAGTCATCTACTTCAGCGGTATTGTAAATATCGATGAAACGAGAGTCGACATACTTTGTCGATATACCGGCGAAATAATTGTTTTTACTCCAATCTAGGCTAATAACTGCCATGGTATCTGGCGTACCTATCACCATATTCCCTTTTACTGCTACCAATGAAGATTCAGAGTTTGTGGTATCTGCAATAGCGGCTTGGGCATTGGCTAGTGAGTCGTACTGGGTACCTGTGCCACCAATGGTTTCAATGTATTCCGATTCACTTAATGTTAGCGAGGTAAATACAGTAAGGTTGTCGGTAATCGCAAAGTCAGCAGACATTTCAAAACCGCTAGACTCAATCCCCCCTACATTTCGATATCCACCTGCCGCGGCTTCTAAAAAGTCGATACCGCTAGCAGTTTCATTGCTGGTGAATTGAATGCGGTTATTAAACTCAATGGTGTAGTAAGTAATATTGGCATTGAATTTAGCGCTTGAATAACGAAGACCTACATCAATATTCTCTGCAGTTTCTGGTTCAATAAAGCGCAAGTCCGTATCGTCACGCTCAAGTTGTGCGTCTTTTATTGATGCGAAGTTTTCACCGTAGCCAGCGAACAGTTCCAAGCCATCTATGGCGATAGGTGCTACAAAGCCAGCAGAAAATAGCGTGTCTGAATCAGAATTAACGTCAAGGTTATTAGCGCTGTCGAAGTTGTCGTTCTTAGCAATATCAACATTAAAGCGCTTAGCGCCTAGACGTACTTTCGCTATTCCAAAATCAATTTCGTCTTCTACGTAATACATTAAGGTATCAATAGGGAAACTGCGATCATACTGCACCCAGTAAGGCGAGTTATTAAAATCGTAACCAATCGCCGAATCAGTGATTTTGTGCCAATCTCGGTATTCATCACGCTCATAATCTTCCCACCACAATCCAAAGCGAAGCGTATTATCGAACTCGCCTAACTTGGCATACCAGATGCCATCTGCATTAAAACCAAGGCGCTCTTTGTTGTAATGTGTGTGTCGGTACGAGCCAACTGGAATTGCACCTTGTTCGTGACAGCTTGGGTCGTACTCGGCCCCTGCCCCGCCATAAGGAAAGGTAATTGAACTTGCACAGCCAGCAATAGGAGAAAGCTGCATGCCATCGCGGTCTACAAAGTAGATATTGCCAAGTGCACTACCACCATAGACCGTGTTTCCGTTGACCAACTCTGAGTGACCGTCAGCGCCGTCATCTTTTACGTCTACAAGATACGGTGGCACCCAATCACCACGTCCTTCGTTTTCGTGATAATAGACACTTGTCGACATATCGACGGCGCCAATAGAAAACTCTGCTTTCAAGTAAGCTAATAGATTTTCACGTAAAGTAGACCAGCCACGACGATAAGATTGGTCTTGGTAGGGGATACCGGTCCATTCACTGGTGAGCTGATCCCAGTCAGGGTTTTGCGCATATTGCTCTAGGCTATAAATTCGTTGGTAGTTTTCTTCATGGGTATCGTCATATGACACATAGCCGGTTAGCGCAACGTCTTCCACCATAGAGGTTACTTTCAACGCCAGGTGATCACGGGTATTTTCAGCCACTTGATCCATGAAGTCGCTGCTTTCTTGTGTAGATAGACTGATCCACGCGTACGTATCTTTTAAGATTTCGCCGGTGTCATAACGCACATAGTATTTTGAAGCATCAAACTCCCCCGCCGTCACGCTCGCGACAAAGCCTTCTTCATCGCTCGGATTAATAGTCGTAAAGTTTAGCGTACCGCCTAGCGCTTCATGAGAGCGAGAGGCAATATCAGACGTACCTTGTGATACTTCTATGGTTTGTAGGTTTTCAGTATCAATATAGCGGTTTGCTTTAGCACCGCCGCCATAGTTCGAGTTGCCGTTGGCAATACCATCTACCGTCATACCGATTTGCTGTTCATTAAGGTTAACTTGAAAACCACGAATAACAATAGAAGTAGACCAATCATCGGCCCCAAAGGTATCACCTTCGTTAATTAGCACACCCGGTAAGTTATCTACCACGGCAAGCACACTGCTTAAATTTGCTTGCTGTTTTTGCATGTCGTCAGAAGCCGCGTTATTGGCGTATGACACACTTCGCCCAACAACCGTAATTTCTTCTATTTCGGTAGATTTATTTTCCGTAACAGCTTCTGCATGGCTATTTGAAACACCTGATAATCCGGCAAGTACACTAAGTGCAATAAGATGGTAACGCGTCATGTGTATGTTTCCCTTTTTAATAGTTTGAGTATTTTTCACCCAATCAGCTTAAAAAGCGGATGTGACAGTTACGTTAAGTTAAATTGAACATTCAATTAATAAAAAATGACAGATTATGAAAAAAGCACCAAAAAAAAGCCCTTCGCGAGAAGGGCTTTTATTAAATACACTTAATTATCATAAAGTTAAGATTGCGATACAGCGTTAAAATTAACTTCTTGATTCGGTGATTCCGTCACTTTTTTTTTCGCATAAAGTAATGCGTCGTGCAAGTTATCGTAAATAACGATACCTGGATGGTTAACACAGATGCTCTCTAGCACTTCGTTCACCGCGGCATTAGCACCGCAAATCACTAGTTGTCTACCTGCCGCCATAGCATCCACAGTTACCGTTTCTACCGCCATTGCCGCAGACACATCCACAGTAGGCACACGGGTGAAATCTAAGATCATCACCTTAGAACCTGCTTTTACGTTGTCTCTTACATGGTGACCTACATCAGCAGCGGCACCAAAACTTAACGGACCGCCGAAGCTGAAGATAGAGACCTTGCCTTTTAGCGACTCAAGTAACGCATTTTCTTCCGGGTCGTTAAGCGACTCAGGAATTTTACGAAGCTCTTCAAGTTGTAAGTGAGCAACTTGACGGACGTAAGCTAACGCAGCAAATACCACGCCCACACCCACAGCAGTGATTAGGTCAACAAACACAGTAAGTGCAAGTACTAGGATCATTAAACCGAAATCCCAGCGAGGACCTTTGTGAGCGCGCTTTAAGTAGCTCCAATCAATAATGTCTAAACCGACTTTAACCAAAATACCGGCTAGTACAGCATGAGGGATTTTCGCCGCAAGTGGGCTAAGACCCAACACAATCGCAAGTAATACCAATGCGTGGACCATACCCGAAATACGGTCTTTACCACCGCTGCGAATATTTACAACCGTTCGCATGGTGGCACCAGCCCCAGCAATACCGCCAATGAAACCCGCTACAGTGTTACCAATACCCTGACCGATTAGCTCTCTATTGCTATCGTGGCGGGTACGGGTCATGTTGTCGGCAACCAATGAGGTCAATAAACTATCGATAGCACCTAGAATCGCAAGAATAAACGCAGCTTCTAAGATTAATAATGCTGTACCTTGCTCGAATACTGGCATTTGGATGCTAGGTAAACCTGTTGGGATCTGACCTAAGATAGGCACAGATAACGCTAAGCTTGCAAGCGTACCGATGATAAGTGCTGCTAGCGCACCCGGTACATATTTACCTAATGATGCTGGCCATTTGTAGGCAATAATTAGTGTACCAATACCTAAACCTAGGGTGGCAAAATTAATATCTGCAAGCGCAGTTGGTAAATAACTTAATGCACCAATAGTACCGCCTGGAGGCTCATGCCCTAAAAGACGACCTAATTGTAGAATAATAATAATGGCACCTATACCCGACATAAAGCCCGATATAACAGGGTATGGTACTAGCCGGATGTATTCTCCAACCTTTAAGAAGCCGAAGATAATCTGAAAAATACCGGCAAGTATAACTGCGGTAAAGATCAAGCTTGCATCACCAGATAGGCTAGCAAACAAACCGGCTAATACCACCACCATAGGCCCAGTTGGCCCAGAAATTTGTGACGGCGTACCACCAAACAATGCGGCGAAGAACCCTACCGCAATGGCGCCATAAAGACCGGCCATCGGGCCAAGTCCTGAGGCTACCCCTAGCGCCAAGGCTAGCGGTAAAGCAACAATACCGGCGGTTAAACCACCGGTAATGTCACCCCGTAAATTACTTACATTTAACTTAAACATGGAATGTTTCCTAAGTTCTTAACGCGCAAAAGTGCTTAGCGTGCAAGCTGCGCTTCTGCGTGAGATTGATCCATTACCTCAAACTCACCAGACTCGCTGTTGTAGCACAACACTTCGCCACTACCTATATTATAAACCCAACCATGAAGAGTAACTTGTTTGTTCGCAATTTTTGCGGCAACAGCAGGATGTGTACGTAAATGCTGAATTTGCTGTACCACGTTTTCTTTTGTTACATCTTCTAAATGATCGTGGGTTAGTTCAGAACAACCACTACGCTCTTTAACAACTTCAGTCGCAGCGCGACAATGGCCTAGCCACTCTTTAACATGAGGCAATGAAGCGAGCCCTTCAGGCTTTAACGCACCTTTCATTGCGCCACAATCTGTGTGCCCGCAAACAACGATATGCGTAACGCCCAGTGCTGCAACAGCAAATTCGATTGAGGCGGTCATACCACCTGTTTGGTTGCTATGCGGAGGCACGATGTTGCCTGCGTTACGACAGATAAACAGTTCGCCTGGTTCGGTTTGCGTCACCAAATTAGGATCGATACGAGAGTCTGAACACGTGATGAAAAGCACTTCTGGGTTCTGACCATTCGCCAGCTTTTGGAAGGCCGCTTTTTTCCCCGGATAAACTTCCTTCTGGAATTTAGCAACACCCGAAATTACGTGATCCATAAATTTCTCCATTAAATAATAATTATTGTCTTTTACTGTCGACACCAGTGTCGCCTGATAGATTAATAGTTTAATATACTAGTTCGTGATAGCTCTTAACTATCACGCTATTTGAATTATAAAATTAAGGCGACGTAATCACCATGTTACTGAACGGTAAAACTCCATCGATTAACCAAATTCGTTATTTTGTTGCGGTAGCTAAATACCTAAGCTTTCGGCAAGCGGCCACGAGCCTAGGTATTAGCCAGCCTACTTTAACGAGTCAAATTAATACCCTTGAAACGAGTTTGGACTTAGTGTTATTTGAACGTTCAAGAACTGGCACCTTATTATCGCCCCAAGGCAAAGCACTTTTCGAAGCGGCCGAAGAAGTACTTCAAGCAAATCACCGTTTCAATGAAATTGCGCGGGACCTGGCTGAAGGTGAAGTGGTTACCTTCCGCCTTGGTATTCCCCCTACTCTTGGCCCTTATTTGTTGCCCCATATTTTGCCTGAGTTACATCAGCGCAAGCCGGGACTACGTTTCTACGTGCGAGAAGCTGCACCGCAGGCGCTACAACATGGATTGCTGCATGGCGAGTACGATTTAATTATCTCACCACTTTCCAGTGAATATTCGCAGCTAATAACCGAGCCGTTATTTAACGAACCCCTTAAATTTGTTGTGCCCTCCGATCACCATCTTGCTGGTAATGCCTTTGTGCGCCCTGAACAAATAGCTGGAGAAAAAGTACTTACCTTAGAAGATAGACACCATTTTCATCATCAAGTGCAACATATTTGCGACGAAATTGGCGCAAACCTGCAACGGGACTACGAAGGAACAAGCTTAGATACACTGCGACAAATGGTAGTAATGGGTATGGGGGTAGCATTTTTGCCGGGGCTATATATACATTCAGAGTTGCATCACCCCGAGGCACTTCATGTTTGTGAAATAGAAGGTATGCCCATTGAAAGACAGCACTCCTTAGCGTGGAGAAATACCGCACCAGGACGCAAAACCTTTAGAGAAATTACTTCTGTGATCAGGGATATTATCGGTAACCGACTTTCAACCGCGGTAGATGTCATTCACGGTTAATCACGTGTTTACGTTTCTACACTTATCGCAATTTACCTAATTAGCATGGCAAAACTGATTAAAAATAATGGTATATTTACGTTAATACATGAGCAACATTCATAAATTATGATTGAACGTCAGCATCTTAAGATTATTAACGCTATCCATAAACACGGCACCATGACGGAAGCAGCCAAGTCCTTGTTTGTTACTCAGTCTGCACTTAGTCATTCGATGAAAAAACTAGAAGCGAGCTTTTCGTTGCCGCTTTGGCAAAAAGAAGGTCGAACATTAGTGCTGACTCAAGCAGGTAAAAGCTTGGTGGGTTTATCTCAACGTGTACTGCCTCAATTCGAGCACACCGAAGCACAGCTTCGCCGTATGGCAGAAGGGAAGCAAGGTATATTGCGTATTGGGATGGAATGCCACCCTTGTTTCGAATGGTTGCTAAAAGTAGTTGCGCCTTTTTTAAAGGCCTTCCCCGATGTAGACGTTGATGTAAGACGAGCATTTTCATTCGGTGGCTTACAAGCCTTACACGGCTACGACATTGATTTATTACTCACACCCGATCCATTACATGTAGATGCGATTAATTACACCGGCGTATTAGATTACGAACAAGTATTAGTAATGCACAAAGAACATCCTTTGGCTAAATGTGCCTATATCAAGCCTTCGCAATTGGCCAATGAAGTGGTGATCACCTATCCGGTAGAAACCAATAGACTGGATATTTTTTCAGGGTTTCTTACTCCTGCTGGTGCAAGCGTAAAACAACACAGAACCATTGAAACCACAGAAATTATTTTGCAAATGGTGGCAGCTGGGCGCGGTGTTACCGCATTACCGAAATGGCTAGTTGAAGAAGCGAAAGAATCTGATGTGTTAACGTATAAGCCCTTAGGTGAAAAGGGCTTACAAAAAACCTTATATTTGGGCCACCGAAAAGAGGTTGACCCAATTGGGTTTGTTGACGAATTTATCTCGTTGGCCAAGGCAACCGTGTTGCCTAAATGAACAGATAGCCGCGTTTACATTTTAAACTGCCCTCCCCATCCATTTAACCCTATAGATACGCCTCTAAGCTGAGTGGCCTCAACGGCCATGGAGACCCATATACACCATGGCTACTCAGTTTACTAAAAGGCCGCTAGGGTTTATGCCATTCCAGCAATAAATTATTTGCGGGCATCTTATGAATTTCCCGTAACACTAAGTCTCGGCTCCACTCAGTCAGTTCACTAATATCACGGTAGCCACCATATCCACGCTCGATAAGTGACTCATGGAATGCCTTATTACTTTCAGAGGAAAACTCTCCGCCGATAGTAAAAGGGCCATATTGACAGAAAATCCCACCTGAAGGTAAGTATTCACTTACTGATTTCATCAGCTGTTCTGCTTCATGACGTTGCATAATGTGAGCGGTATTAGCACTGTAAATACCTTGTATCGATAACGCTGGAAAGGCGTCTTTACCTATTGTGAGCGATACAGGCTTTGAAACGTTAGGTAATGCAGCTTCTTCTAGCCACGCCGTAATACCCTCATGGTAATCAGGCTGATCACTACAGTACCATTGTAAATGTGGCAAGTTTTCAGCAAAGTAAACGGCATGCTGCCCTGTACCACTGCCAATTTCTAACACACCTTTACAATTAGCAAACGTACGATTAAGTACAGCTAAAATAGGCGCTTTATTATTTTCGCTCGCTTGGCTAAACGGCTTCGTAGATGATTCTGTCATATTAGTAAGCCTTCAGCGTTAGTCATGTAAATTAGGCCCCAACCATTTCTCAGCTTCTTCCAATGTCCATCCTTTGCGGGTGGCATAGTCTTCTACTTGGTCTTTTTGAATTTTTGCCACGGCGAAATACTTGGCTTGAGGGTGGGAGAAATACCAACCGGACACTGCGGCACCTGGCCACATAGCAAAGCTTTCAGTCAATTTCATGCCCGTATGTTGCTCTGCCGATAATAAATCCCAAATAAGCTGCTTTTCAGTGTGTTCTGGACACGCTGCATAACCTGGCGCCGGTCGAATACCTTGGTATTTTTCACGAATAAGGTCGTCATTGGTTAAGTTTTCACTTTCCGCATAGCCCCAATACACTTTACGTACTTGTTCATGCAGGTATTCAGCAAAGGCTTCGGCTAACCTATCGGCCACGGCTTTTACCATAATACCGTTGTAGTCATCCCCAGCTTTAATGAAGCTATCGGCTAGCTCATCTTCACCTATTCCGCCTGTCACCGCGAAAGCACCGATATAATCATTAATACCTGATGATTTCTCGGCAACATAATCGGCTAAGCAATAGTTAGCGAATTTATCTTTTAAGGTTTGCTGACGAAGATGATGCGCTACCCCTTGTACGTCTGAGCGAGACTCATCGGTATACACTTCAATATCATCATCTACCCTATTAGCAGGAAATAACCCAATAACACCTTTAGCGGCCAATGAATTATTAGCGATAATGTTATCAAGCATTTCATTTGCGTCGGCAAATAAGGACTTTGCTTCTTCCCCTACCACATCATCTTCTAGAATTCGTGGGTACTTGCCGGCCAAAGACCAAGTCAGGAAGAACGGTGTCCAATCGATATACGGACGCAAGGTAGCGATATCTACATCCACCGGTGTTACCCCTAATTTCTTAGGTGTTACGGGCGCCTCTGTAAAATCTGGTGTGAACGCATTGGCGCGTGCTTGGGCTAGGGTAACTGGCTTGCTGCGCGGTTTTTTACGGGCGTGTTGGTCACGTACTTTGTCGTATTCTTTTGCCAGTTCTTCGGCATAAATATCTCGAGAGCCACGGTTAAGCAGCTTTTGACACACGCCAACTGCGCGACTTGCATTAGGTACATACACCACAGGGGCATGATAATTTTGTTCTATCTTAACTGCCGTGTGTGCTTTGGAAGTAGTTGCACCGCCAATTAAAAGCGGTAAGTCGAAGCCTTGACGCTCCATCTCTTTGGCTACATGCACCATTTCATCAAGTGAAGGCGTAATAAGGCCAGAGAGCCCAATCATGTCTACGTTTTCATCTTTCGCCACTTGCAAGATAGTAGCTGCAGGTACCATCACCCCGAGATCAATCACTTCGAAGTTATTACATTGCAATACAACGCCTACAATGTTTTTACCAATGTCGTGAACGTCGCCTTTCACGGTGGCAAGCAATATTTTGCCATTGCTCTTAGTGCCATCGGATTTTTCGGCTTCAATGTAAGGCTGTAAGTGGGCCACGGCCTTTTTCATTACCCGCGCCGACTTTACAACCTGAGGCAAGAACATTTTGCCTTCACCAAACAAGTCGCCAACAATGTTCATGCCGTCCATTAACGGCCCTTCAATTACATGTAGCGGGCGCTCGGCCTGCAAACGAGCTTCTTCAGTATCATCAATAATGTAATCAGTAATACCTTTTACCAGCGCATGAGCCAAACGCTTATTAACGTCTTGCTCTCGCCAGCTTAAATCTTCTTTTGCCGCCGCTTTACCGTCGCCTTGATAGTTAGGGGCGATATCAAGCAAGCGTTCAGTAGAGTCGCTACGACGATTTAGAATGACATCTTCTACCGCTTCACGAAGTTCTTTTGGTATTTCATCATAAACTTCAAGCTGCCCCGCATTCACGATAGCCATGTCCATACCGGCACGAATGGCGTGGTATAAAAACACCGAATGCATCGCTTCGCGTACGGGGTTATTGCCCCTAAACGAGAACGAAATATTAGAAAGGCCACCGGAAATATGTGCATAAGGGCAAAGCTCACGAATTTTCGCTGTGGCTTCAATAAAATCTACGGCGTAGTTATCGTGCTCTTCTATACCCGTTGCTACCGCAAAAATATTCGGGTCGAAGATAAT encodes:
- the metH gene encoding methionine synthase, which gives rise to MSAQFSTFINIGERTNVTGSARFKRLILEGDYETALDVARQQVESGAQIIDINMDEAMLDSKQAMVTFLNLIASEPDISRVPIMIDSSKWEVIEAGLKCVQGKAIVNSISLKEGEESFLTQAKKIKLYGAATVVMAFDETGQADTQARKVEICQRSYKLLTESIGFPPEDIIFDPNIFAVATGIEEHDNYAVDFIEATAKIRELCPYAHISGGLSNISFSFRGNNPVREAMHSVFLYHAIRAGMDMAIVNAGQLEVYDEIPKELREAVEDVILNRRSDSTERLLDIAPNYQGDGKAAAKEDLSWREQDVNKRLAHALVKGITDYIIDDTEEARLQAERPLHVIEGPLMDGMNIVGDLFGEGKMFLPQVVKSARVMKKAVAHLQPYIEAEKSDGTKSNGKILLATVKGDVHDIGKNIVGVVLQCNNFEVIDLGVMVPAATILQVAKDENVDMIGLSGLITPSLDEMVHVAKEMERQGFDLPLLIGGATTSKAHTAVKIEQNYHAPVVYVPNASRAVGVCQKLLNRGSRDIYAEELAKEYDKVRDQHARKKPRSKPVTLAQARANAFTPDFTEAPVTPKKLGVTPVDVDIATLRPYIDWTPFFLTWSLAGKYPRILEDDVVGEEAKSLFADANEMLDNIIANNSLAAKGVIGLFPANRVDDDIEVYTDESRSDVQGVAHHLRQQTLKDKFANYCLADYVAEKSSGINDYIGAFAVTGGIGEDELADSFIKAGDDYNGIMVKAVADRLAEAFAEYLHEQVRKVYWGYAESENLTNDDLIREKYQGIRPAPGYAACPEHTEKQLIWDLLSAEQHTGMKLTESFAMWPGAAVSGWYFSHPQAKYFAVAKIQKDQVEDYATRKGWTLEEAEKWLGPNLHD